From the genome of Trachemys scripta elegans isolate TJP31775 chromosome 2, CAS_Tse_1.0, whole genome shotgun sequence:
TATGTCTTAGAATCAAGAAGcttaacacacaagaaccaaaaccagagagagagacaaaacaggctgctccctgtgGCAGAGAGGCCCAACTCACCCCATCTTTCTCTAGGCAGACTGACTGCACAGGACCCAGATCACAGGCTACCCTGCAGAGTCCCCCAAGCctacaagcaggaccaggaatccCCTTATAATTTAACGTGACAGCTCAGACTTTTCACACAGTTTGCAATATACCACACTTTGCATTGGCCGGCTGGTTTCTGAGCCTCTCGCGGTCACGTTTTTAGCTCTTCTCCCCAACCACGAGGTACTTGGTTGGAACCAAAGCCAAGATTCTCCCcgaatcacctgactccaggagctggagcttgaAGATATTGTGACACTCACAAGTCGGCcatgctggggctgcagggaataATGTGGCCTAGGGACTCAGCCATGGCAAGCTGGGCTGGAGCTCCCCACTCCTGCTGGGGCACGGCTAGGGAGAGGGGAAGATGCCAGCTGGAGGGAGGTTCTGCCCTACCGGGAGAGTGAGGGGGCTGGTGCCGAGGGCTGCAAGCAGGCCCAGGCTCCAGGGCTCAGCGTCTCATTCTGTTCCCAGGCATTCAGCTGCATCGACCAGAACCGTGACGGCATTATCACGAAATCAGACCTGAAGGAGACCTATTCCCAGCTTGGTGAGTGAGCACCtcgccccccaccctcccaatgcACTTTGGCCAGGGGCAGGCACCAAAGCTATCCCCAATAATCATTGTTGTGAAATGCCAGGCCTCAGCAAACCCCCCGGGCCTGGAGCTTGCTGCAAGCTTCAAACACAGACCATGGAGGTGCCCAAAGAATGATAAACCTGTCAGGACATCACCATCTTTCTATCCTCATCcatcccctctatctatctaatctaatctatctatctccatacaccctatctatctatctatctacctccATCCACCCCCTCCGGCTTGAGTGGCTTGCCCTCTGGCGGGAAGGCAGTGAAGGTTCTCTGCTGTCCCAATCTCTTGCGAAAGTGAGTTCCCTAGTCCAATATGGAACAAACCTGGGCCCGGTGCATTGCCTGGAATCGAAAGGGTCTGAAAGTCCTTAATCTCAGGCACGGCAGCTTTGTGCGAGTTTTGCTTTGGTATTCCTGTGTATCAGCCTGGAGTCTAGTTCCCCAGCTGTGACCCCGTGGCgtcaggcgctgcacagacacaggatGTGAAAAAAGGGCTGAGTTTTCAGTTCATTCAAAGCAAAACTGGGAGGCTCCTGCACTTACGCTGGGAGTCCAGGAGCAAAAAAGCCTCTTCTTGCTTCCTCAGCCCTGTGGTGCCAATGCTccgtccccccaccccgccccagagCATCGGCCTACCCCTGGTGTCTGAGGAAGAGGGGAGCCCTCGGAGCAGGAGAAAGGCAGGGAATTCTCAACCACCACAGGTCTATGGGCTGGTGCCCAGTAAAGGAGGGTCCTGCCAGTGGGTAATGCCCCTGTGAATGGGGGCGTGGGCTGCTGGGGGATCCTGCACCGCCAGGGagcgggtggggctggggagcacCACTTTAACAAGACAAGCCCTTTATGTTACAAATCGATGGAGGAAGCCAGCTGCTAGCTCCAAAActacccagccccctgcccccttggCAGACAGCGGGAGCTGGCTGCTTAGTGGCAGGGCCGCTGATTAAGTAGCAGGCACGCTCTTTCCACTGGGCACTTGAGCTTGGCATCTCGTGATTTCATCCCCATGCGTCATCACTGATAAGGCTGGCTCTGCTTGCCTGCACTGTGGGGGAGTGAGGCGGTCAGCTTCTGGGCTCAGGGGCCCGGCTCAGGGGCAAAGCGGGCCTCCTCCTAGAGCGGCATGAGGCGCAGGCCCGGGTTCACCTCAGATCCCGGCCTGGCCCCTCTGGTGCTTTTATCAAAGGGGGCTCTGCGGAGGTGGCTCTCTCCACTGACGCTGCCACGGAGATCGGCCTATAGACCCCGACTGAGATCAAGGGGACCTGTCttgctgggccctgcccccaccctgacccagatCAAGGGGACCTGTCGTGTCAGGCCCTGCACCCACCCCGATGGAGATCGGGGGTACCACTGTCATGCCAGGCCCTGCACACACCCCGATGGAGATCGGGGGTACCACTGTCATGCCAGGCCCTGCTCCGACAGAgatctgctcccccccccccatcgtgCTGGGTGCTGCCCAGAGGTAGCAGAGGGTGAGAACAGAGCTCAGAGTGGGTTGTGTCATCTGATGGCATGATGTgccagctccctggctggagctgcctcccTGCTCAGATTGTGCTGGGGTCCAGGCCTCCGGCTGAACAGCGGTGGGGCTCCATGGGGCAAGGCCCGCTCCTGCCACCAGAAAGCGAACGGTGCTCTGGGTGGGGGGCCAGAGGCGTCCTGGGGAAGATGGGCTCTCACCGGGCCTCCCCTCCTCACCAGGGAAATTGAACATGAAGGATGAGGAGCTGGACGAGATGCTGAAGGAGGGGAAGGGCCCCATCAACTTCACTGTCTTCCTCGCACTCTTCGGGGAGAAGCTGAATGGTGAGTAGGCCGAGAGCCGAATGGGGCCGAGAGCTGGAGGGGGCCTGTTCAACCTGGGCTCTATCGACCTCTCGGACATCCCTGGCCCTATCGCcagagcatctgagcacctcaccctccATCATGTATTGATCCTCACACACACGGGGTTATGATTCCCATgggacagatggagaaactgaggcacagagcaactgggtgacttgcccaaggtcacactggggTGGCACAGGTTTCCCGTGTCCCAGACTCGCCCTCACACCGCTGGAGCATCCtcactgttcccagctctgctgcccacTTGCTCTTGGCACCCTCGAGACGACTTTGCACTACACCCGCAGTGCGGGATGCTCCCATGTTGTCTTTCTCCCCTGCTGGTGACTGTTCCAAGTGGAGAGCGAAGGTCCCGAGGCCCTGCCTGGAAAGAGGAATTCCCTCAATAGCTTCACCAGCATCCCCTCCTAGGCATGGCTGGGTCCCCCGTTGCAGGCTCCGGGCATGAGCCATGGCTGAGTGCTGCCGGGCCCCACGGGGCTTGGAGATACCGTGATCCATGCTGAGAAAGTCATACAGTCTCCTGCTGCCGCTTAACTCGGCTTTTAGCTGCTGGGGTCTTTGGAACCCCGCCCCCAGCAATGGGCTTGTGGGGGGGCACAGAGATGGGGGTGCAGCTGCCCTTTGAGATGTGGCTTTGGGCACCTCAGAGCGTTCGGAGCGCAGGCAGGGAATGCGGGTTCCCAGCATCTCTGAGGAGAGGGAGGGTCGTCGGCTCATCCTGCCCTGCAGGTTCAGAGTGCGAAGAGAAGCAGGGCCGTCCCCCCGCCACGAGGCAGGCATGGGGGGGGGCCTAGAGCCAGGGGAATGTGGCTGGGGAACCTCGGCCTCATCCTGAGCTaaccagccccccctgctcccccaggcacCGACCCGGAGGAATCCATCCTCAACGCTTTCAAACTCTTCGACCCCGACGGAACCGGCCACGTGAACAAGGACGAGTGAGTCAAAGCACCCCAagccagggtgtgtggggggagttgcAGGCCTGGGGGACCCAGCACCCCTAGTCCCACAGAGACACGAGGAGCCCCTGCT
Proteins encoded in this window:
- the MYL7 gene encoding myosin regulatory light chain 2, atrial isoform isoform X1 codes for the protein MASRKAGTRSKAAAKRAQRGSSNVFSMFEQSQIQEFKEAFSCIDQNRDGIITKSDLKETYSQLALWCQCSVPPPRPRASAYPWCLRKRGALGAGERQGILNHHRSMGWCPVKEGPARKLNMKDEELDEMLKEGKGPINFTVFLALFGEKLNGTDPEESILNAFKLFDPDGTGHVNKDEFKQLLLTQADKFTPEEVEQMFVVTPIDVAGNIDYKSLCYIITHGDEKED
- the MYL7 gene encoding myosin regulatory light chain 2, atrial isoform isoform X3; this translates as MASRKAGTRSKAAAKRAQRGSSNVFSMFEQSQIQEFKEAFSCIDQNRDGIITKSDLKETYSQLALWCQCSVPPPRPRASAYPWCLRKRGALGAGERQGILNHHRSMGWCPVKEGPARKLNMKDEELDEMLKEGKGPINFTVFLALFGEKLNGTDPEESILNAFKLFDPDGTGHVNKDEWSRCSW
- the MYL7 gene encoding myosin regulatory light chain 2, atrial isoform isoform X2, with the protein product MASRKAGTRSKAAAKRAQRGSSNVFSMFEQSQIQEFKEAFSCIDQNRDGIITKSDLKETYSQLALWCQCSVPPPRPRASAYPWCLRKRGALGAGERQGILNHHRSMGWCPVKEGPARKLNMKDEELDEMLKEGKGPINFTVFLALFGEKLNGTDPEESILNAFKLFDPDGTGHVNKDEFKQLLLTQADKFTPEEVRRPLLSPRPQSMGPRNSPCL